One part of the Lotus japonicus ecotype B-129 chromosome 2, LjGifu_v1.2 genome encodes these proteins:
- the LOC130738496 gene encoding protein ANTAGONIST OF LIKE HETEROCHROMATIN PROTEIN 1-like, which translates to MNDVACIENTRMDRAAFHKLCEMLRTVGGLLPTRHMCVEELVAMFLHILAHHAKNRIIKRQFVRSGETISRHFSKVLLAVLRCHEELLKQPRPILENSTDGRWKYFQNCLGALDGTYIRVNVPEAEKSKYRTRKGEIAMNVLGVCSPDMQFIYVLPGWEGSAADSRVLRDAISQPNGLKVPQGHYYLCDAGYMNGEGFLTPYRSQRYHLSEWRNGAQPTTPNFFFNMKHSSARNVIERCFGLLKGRWAILREKSFYPVKTQGRIITACCLLHNHICKEMAVDPLETNLGDLDSSNEVMFGDMITVVEPSDTWSRWRDDLAQQMFNTWRVGHH; encoded by the exons ATGAATGATGTGGCTTGTATTGAGAATACAAGAATGGATAGAGCGGCATTTCATAAGCTGTGTGAAATGTTGAGAACTGTAGGTGGACTACTTCCTACTAGGCATATGTGTGTTGAAGAGTTAGTGGCCATGTTCTTACACATACTAGCACATCATGCAAAAAACCGAataataaaaagacaatttgTTAGGTCGGGGGAAACAATTAGTAGACACTTTTCAAAAGTTTTATTGGCAGTTTTGAGGTGTCATGAAGAATTGTTAAAACAACCTAGGCCTATTTTGGAAAACAGCACTGATGGAAGATGGAAATACTTCCAG AATTGTCTAGGAGCTCTTGATGGCACATACATCAGGGTCAATGTGCCCGAAGCTGAAAAAAGTAAATACAGAACAAGGAAAGGCGAGATAGCTATGAATGTGTTAGGTGTATGTTCTCCGGATATGCAATTCATATATGTTTTGCCTGGGTGGGAGGGTTCAGCTGCTGACTCTAGGGTCCTCAGAGATGCTATTTCTCAACCTAATGGATTAAAGGTTCCTCAAG GGCATTATTATTTATGTGATGCTGGCTATATGAATGGGGAAGGATTTCTTACTCCTTATAGATCTCAAAGATATCACCTAAGTGAGTGGAGGAATGGAGCACAACCAACTacaccaaatttttttttcaatatgaaACATTCTTCTGCTAGAAATGTGATTGAAAGATGTTTTGGACTCTTGAAAGGACGGTGGGCTATATTGAGAGAAAAATCATTCTATCCTGTTAAAACCCAAGGAAGAATAATCACTGCTTGTTGTCTTTTACATAACCATATCTGCAAAGAAATGGCTGTGGATCCTTTGGAAACAAATTTAGGTGATCTAGATTCCTCAAATGAAGTCATGTTCGGTGACATGATAACCGTCGTGGAACCAAGTGATACATGGAGTCGATGGAGGGATGATTTGGCACAACAAATGTTTAATACATGGAGAGTTGGACATCATTGA
- the LOC130738498 gene encoding pentatricopeptide repeat-containing protein At1g12300, mitochondrial-like has translation MSLSLRLRRSSFLISFHSHSHSHSRFHSSFHNPGDAISHFNRMLQMPSTPPIFEFNKVLTSLVKTKHYSTAISLSHQMEFTGIKPSLVTMNILINCYCHLGQINSAFSVLAGILKRGYQPDTITFTTLIKGLCLHGKIQRALQFHDDVLAQGFLLNQVSYGTLINGLCKLGETSAALELLRRIEGRGIKPDVVMYNTIIDSLCKDKLVSHAFDLYSEMVAKGISPNVVTYSALIYGFCIVGQLKQAIGLLDEMGLKNIDPDVYTYTILVDALGKEGKVREAKNMLAVMIKQVNEVNKAQDVFNAMSQRGETPDVHSYNIIINGLCKIKMADEALNLLAEMDYKKVVPDTVTYNSLIDGLCKTERVSHAWELLDEMHVKGQPANIITYNSLLDALCKSHHVDKAIALIKKIKDQGVQPDLCTYNILMDGLCKAGRLKDAQEIFHDLLIKGYHITVHTYTVMINGLCKEGLFDEALALLSKMEIEGCTPNAITFESIIRSLFENGENDKAEKLLLEMIDKGLLEKL, from the exons ATGTCGTTGTCGTTAAGGTTGAGGCGCTCTTCGTTTCTTATTTCctttcactctcactctcactctcactctcgctTTCATTCTTCCTTTCACAATCCTGGTGATGCCATCTCACACTTCAATCGCATGCTTCAAATGCCTTCTACCCCACCCATCTTCGAATTCAACAAGGTTTTAACTTCACTTGTTAAGACGAAGCATTACTCCACCGCCATTTCACTTTCTCACCAAATGGAGTTCACCGGAATCAAGCCAAGCCTTGTTACTATGAACATCTTGATCAATTGCTACTGCCACCTAGGTCAAATCAATTCCGCTTTTTCTGTACTCGCCGGAATTCTCAAGAGAGGTTATCAGCCAGACACCATCACCTTCACTACTCTCATCAAAGGTCTCTGTCTTCACGGCAAGATTCAAAGAGCACTACAATTTCATGATGACGTGCTAGCTCAGGGATTTCTATTGAACCAAGTCAGTTACGGGACCTTGATCAATGGGCTATGTAAATTGGGGGAAACAAGTGCTGCTTTGGAGTTGCTTAGGCGGATTGAAGGGCGAGGGATTAAACCTGATGTGGTAATGTACAACACCATCATCGATAGCCTGTGTAAAGATAAGCTTGTAAGTCATGCTTTTGATTTATATTCTGAAATGGTTGCCAAGGGAATATCTCCTAATGTAGTCACGTACAGTGCTTTAATATATGGCTTTTGCATTGTTGGTCAATTGAAACAAGCAATTGGGTTGCTAGATGAAATGGGATTGAAAAACATAGACCCAGATGTTTATACTTATACTATATTGGTCGATGCTTTAGGTAAGGAAGGGAAGGTGAGAGAAGCTAAGAACATGTTAGCTGTGATGATTAAACAAG TTAATGAAGTGAATAAAGCCCAAGATGTATTCAATGCTATGTCTCAACGAGGAGAGACTCCAGATGTTCATAGCTACAATATCATAATCAACGGACTATGTAAGATTAAAATGGCTGATGAAGCCTTGAATCTCCTTGCAGAAATGGATTACAAAAAGGTTGTTCCTGATACAGTTACCTACAATTCTCTTATTGATGGTTTATGCAAAACAGAGAGAGTCTCTCATGCTTGGGAGCTTCTTGATGAGATGCATGTGAAGGGTCAACCAGCCAATATAATCACCTATAATTCTTTATTGGATGCTTTATGCAAGAGCCATCATGTTGACAAAGCAATTGCATTGATCAAGAAAATTAAAGACCAGGGTGTTCAGCCAGATTTATGCACATACAATATACTTATGGATGGACTATGCAAAGCTGGAAGACTTAAGGATGCGCAAGAGATTTTTCATGATCTTTTGATAAAAGGCTATCATATAACTGTCCATACATATACTGTTATGATCAATGGACTTTGTAAAGAAGGCTTGTTTGATGAAGCGTTGGCCTTGCTGTCAAAAATGGAAATTGAGGGTTGTACTCCTAATGCTATAACTTTTGAATCTATTATCCGTTCACTCTTTGAAAATGGTGAGAATGACAAGGCTGAGAAACTTCTTCTTGAAATGATTGATAAAGGTCTACTggaaaaattataa